Below is a genomic region from Candidatus Campbellbacteria bacterium.
GCTTTCTTCTTTTTGTCGAGCTGTTTCTTCAAGTTTCTTGTTTGCCTCCGTGATTATTTTTTCCATTTCCTCCTTCGCACGGAATTTATCGTCCTCGCCTAGTGCCCCACTTTTTTCTTTCACTTGAATATCATTCCACACTTCGTCGCGCACACTGCGAATAGAAATACGAGCTTCCTCCATTTTCTTTCCAACAAGTTTTACATATTTCTCACGAGTTTCGGTCGTCAGGTCTGGAAAAGAGACGCGGAGTCCTTTCTCATCGGTCGCAACTGACACGCCGAGATTTGCTTCACGAAGTGCTTTGTCTATTGCACCCAATACTGATGAATCCCACGGAGTAATACGTATTGTTCGTGCATCTTCAATAGACATGTTTGCCACCTGTGCAATAGGCATAAAACTGCCGTACACATTCGCACGAACTGTATCAAGAAGCGAGACTGACGCACGCCCCGTGTGAACCGCAGAGAGTTCTTTGGTGAGCCATTCTTGAATTTCAGCGGTTTTCTTTTTTAATTCAGC
It encodes:
- the frr gene encoding ribosome recycling factor, producing MSYAFAELKKKTAEIQEWLTKELSAVHTGRASVSLLDTVRANVYGSFMPIAQVANMSIEDARTIRITPWDSSVLGAIDKALREANLGVSVATDEKGLRVSFPDLTTETREKYVKLVGKKMEEARISIRSVRDEVWNDIQVKEKSGALGEDDKFRAKEEMEKIITEANKKLEETARQKEESIRT